The proteins below come from a single Zea mays cultivar B73 chromosome 8, Zm-B73-REFERENCE-NAM-5.0, whole genome shotgun sequence genomic window:
- the LOC100383343 gene encoding Polypyrimidine tract-binding protein homolog 3 translates to MSEPSKVIHIRNVGHEIAESDLLQLLQPFGMVSKIVMLRAKNQALLQMEDLHASVSALQYYTSVQPSIRGRNVYMQFSSHQELTTDQSSHGRNSDQGSEPNRILLVTIHHMIYPITVEILHQVFKAYGFVEKIVTFQKSAGFQALIQYHSRQEAVEAFGSLHGRNIYDGCCQLDIQYSNLSELQVHYNNDRSRDFTNPSLPTEQRPRASQQGYLDPANLYAFQQAGASYAQMGRVAMIAAAFGGTLPHGVTGTNERCTLIVSNLNTDKIDEDKLFNLFSLYGNIVRIKILRNKPDHALVEMADGLQAELAVHYLKGSILFGKKLEVNYSKYPNITPAPDAHDYLNSSINRFNSNVVKNYRHCCSPTKMIHISALPQDISEEAILNHVSEHGTVLNTKLFEVNGKRQALILFKSEEEATEALVSKHASTLEGNTIRISFSQMQSI, encoded by the exons ATGTCAGAGCCGTCCAAGGTAATCCACATCCGCAACGTCGGGCACGAGATTGCCGAG TCTGATCTCCTTCAGCTGCTGCAGCCGTTCGGCATGGTCTCCAAGATCGTCATGTTGCGTGCCAAGAACCAA GCTCTTCTGCAGATGGAAGACCTCCATGCTTCCGTGAGCGCGCTGCAATATTACACTTCTGTTCAACCTAGCATAAG GGGAAGGAATGTATACATGCAGTTCTCATCTCACCAAGAGCTTACCACTGACCAGAGCTCTCATGGAAGGAATTCTGATCAG GGGTCCGAACCCAACCGAATACTTTTAGTTACTATCCACCATATGATCTATCCTATAACAGTGGAGATTCTACATCAAGTATTCAAAGCTTATGGATTTGTGGAGAAGATTGTCACATTTCAAAAGTCAGCTG GTTTTCAAGCTCTTATTCAGTATCACTCGCGCCAAGAAGCTGTGGAAGCATTTGGTTCTTTGCAT GGAAGGAACATATACGATGGTTGCTGCCAACTAGATATTCAATATTCAAA TCTCAGTGAACTGCAAGTCCACTACAACAACGACCGATCTAG AGATTTCACAAATCCATCGTTGCCTACAGAACAACGTCCTAGGGCCTCTCAG CAAGGTTATCTTGACCCAGCTAATCTCTATGCCTTCCAACAAGCTGGAG CTTCATATGCACAG ATGGGGAGGGTTGCAATGATTGCGGCTGCATTTGGTGGAACTTTACCTCATGGAGTGACTGGTACCAATGAACGGTGCACACTCATCGTCAGTAATCTGAATACTGAT AAAATTGATGAGGATAAGCTTTTCAATCTGTTTTCCTTGTATGGAAACATAGTACGAATCAAGATACTGCGTAACAAACCAGATCATGCACTTGTTGAGATGGCTGATGGGTTGCAGGCAGAGCTAGCTGTGCATTATTTGAAG GGGTCTATACTATTTGGGAAGAAACTGGAAGTTAACTACTCAAAGTATCCTAACATCACACCTGCTCCTGACGCCCACGACTACTTAAACTCAAGCATAAACCGGTTCAACAGCAACGTGGTCAAGAACTACCGACATTGCTGCTCTCCAACGAAGATGATCCACATTTCTGCCCTCCCTCAAGATATCTCTGAGGAAGCAATCCTGAACCATGTGTCTGAGCACGGCACTGTTCTCAACACGAAGCTATTCGAGGTGAATGGCAAGAGGCAGGCTCTCATTTTGTTCAAGAGCGAAGAGGAGGCTACCGAGGCCCTCGTGTCAAAGCATGCCAGCACGCTCGAGGGTAACACGATCCGGATCTCTTTCTCCCAGATGCAGAGTATATAA
- the LOC100217242 gene encoding COV1-like protein: MPEDKEYAPVPLGQAAAEAAAPDSEDPAKSPPRPSSPGTSTRKAFFAVLQSWVSRKFMTGCVVLLPIAVTFFITWWFIQFVDGFFSPLYAKLGFDIFGLGFLTSLVFILLVGIFVSSWVGSTVFWVGEWFIKKMPFVRHIYSASKQVSTAVSPDQNTTAFKEVAIISHPRVGEYAFGFITSTMVLQTDKGDEELCSVYVPTNHLYIGDIFLVNSAEIIRPNLSIREGIEIIVSGGMTMPQVIMSLEPTPRKSQNVRLDRVRTV, translated from the exons ATGCCGGAGGACAAGGAGTACGCGCCCGTGCCGCTCGGCCAGGCGGCGGCCGAGGCGGCAGCGCCTGACTCCGAGGACCCTGCCAAGTCGCCGCCGCGACCCAGCTCGCCCGGCACGTCCACTCGCAAG GCATTCTTTGCTGTTCTTCAAAGCTGGGTGTCAAGAAAATTTATGACTGGATG TGTAGTTCTTTTGCCAATTGCTGTCACATTCTTCATCACTTGGTGGTTTATCCAATTTGTTGATGGTTTTTTCAGCCCACTCTATGCAAAACTGGGGTTTGACATATTCG GCCTTGGGTTCTTGACCTCCCTGGTGTTTATACTTCTTGTTGGAATCTTTGTGTCTTCTTGGGTGGGTTCAACGGTCTTCTGGGTTGGAGAATGGTTTATAAAGAAAATGCCCTTTGTAAGGCACATATACTCTGCATCAAAGCAAGTTAGCACTGCTGTTTCACCAG ATCAAAATACAACAGCATTCAAAGAAGTAGCAATCATTAGTCATCCCCGTGTTGGTGAATATGCATTTGGATTCATAACATCAACCATGGTTCTTCAG ACAGACAAAGGTGATGAAGAATTGTGTAGTGTTTATGTGCCAACCAATCATTTATATATTGGTGACATCTTTTTGGTAAACTCCGCCGAAATTATAAGGCCCAATTTGTCTATTCGTGAAGGCATAG AAATAATTGTTTCAGGAGGAATGACTATGCCGCAGGTGATCATGTCACTGGAACCAACACCTCGGAAGAGCCAGAACGTCCGTTTGGACAGAGTGAGGACAGTATGA